A section of the Bradyrhizobium oligotrophicum S58 genome encodes:
- a CDS encoding HesA/MoeB/ThiF family protein, whose protein sequence is MLSDEELERYARHIVLRDVGGPGQAALKRASVLVIGAGGLGAPVLMYLAAAGVGTIGVVDDDVVSLSNLQRQIIHATPDIGRPKVDSAAERINALNPHVSVVTHRTWLNADNALDLIGGYDLVLDGSDNFDTRYLVSDACFLAARPLISGALGTFDASLTTIRAHETNEKGEFNPTYRCLFPEPPPPGTVPACAEAGVMGALAGMLGSMMALEAIREIVGFGESLVGRLLMLDARTMRFETLRYGRDPANPLNGDGPVIADLGAHKKQ, encoded by the coding sequence ATGCTGAGCGACGAGGAACTGGAGCGCTATGCCCGCCACATCGTGCTGCGCGATGTCGGCGGCCCCGGTCAGGCGGCACTGAAGCGCGCGTCGGTGCTGGTGATCGGCGCAGGCGGGCTCGGGGCGCCGGTGTTGATGTATCTCGCCGCCGCCGGTGTCGGCACGATCGGCGTGGTCGACGATGACGTGGTGTCGCTGTCGAATCTGCAGCGCCAGATCATCCACGCGACGCCTGATATCGGCAGGCCCAAGGTCGACAGCGCGGCCGAGCGCATCAACGCGCTCAATCCGCACGTTTCGGTCGTTACGCATCGGACATGGCTCAATGCCGACAACGCGCTCGATCTGATCGGCGGCTATGATCTCGTGCTCGATGGCTCCGACAATTTCGACACCCGCTATCTCGTCTCCGATGCCTGCTTCCTGGCCGCGAGGCCGCTGATATCAGGCGCGCTCGGCACCTTCGATGCGTCGCTGACGACGATCCGCGCGCATGAGACCAACGAGAAGGGCGAATTCAATCCGACCTATCGCTGCCTGTTCCCCGAGCCGCCGCCGCCCGGCACGGTGCCGGCTTGTGCAGAGGCCGGCGTGATGGGCGCGCTCGCCGGCATGCTCGGCTCGATGATGGCGCTGGAGGCCATCCGCGAGATCGTCGGCTTCGGCGAGAGTCTGGTCGGCCGGCTGCTGATGCTGGACGCGCGCACGATGCGCTTCGAGACGCTGCGCTATGGCCGGGATCCGGCCAATCCGCTCAATGGCGACGGGCCGGTGATTGCGGATCTGGGCGCACACAAAAAGCAGTGA
- a CDS encoding aldo/keto reductase produces METRQLGSTGPGVSVLGLGCMGMSDFYGPTDRSESIATIHAALDAGITLLDTGDFYGMGHNEMLIREALASAGPRNVQISVKFGALRGPDKSWLGYDSRPAAVRTFLSYSLQRLGVDAIDIYRPARLDPSVPIEETIGAMAELKQAGYIRHIGLSEVGSETIRRAHKVHPIADLQIEYSLISRGIESDILKTCRELGIGITAYGVLSRGLISGHWSKDRANAADFRGHAPRFQGDNLDRNLTLVDALRSIAENVGATPAQVAIAWVAAQGNDIVPLVGARRRDRLDEALGALHVKLTEVQLAALDKAFPPGVAAGERYADAQLAHMDSERRSRA; encoded by the coding sequence CGACCGGTCCGAGAGCATCGCCACCATCCATGCCGCGCTCGACGCCGGCATCACGCTGCTCGACACCGGCGATTTCTACGGCATGGGCCACAACGAGATGCTGATCCGCGAGGCGCTCGCCTCGGCCGGTCCGCGCAACGTCCAGATCTCGGTGAAATTCGGCGCGTTGCGCGGGCCGGACAAAAGCTGGCTGGGCTATGACAGCCGGCCGGCTGCCGTCAGAACCTTCCTGTCCTACTCGCTGCAGCGGCTCGGCGTCGACGCCATCGACATCTACCGTCCCGCCCGGCTCGATCCGAGCGTGCCGATCGAGGAGACCATCGGCGCCATGGCCGAGCTGAAGCAGGCCGGCTACATCAGGCATATCGGCCTGTCCGAAGTGGGTTCGGAAACGATCCGCCGGGCGCACAAGGTGCACCCGATCGCGGATCTGCAGATCGAATATTCGCTGATCTCGCGCGGCATCGAGAGCGACATCCTGAAGACCTGCCGCGAGCTCGGCATCGGCATCACCGCCTATGGCGTGCTGTCGCGCGGGCTGATCAGCGGGCACTGGTCGAAAGACCGCGCCAATGCGGCAGACTTTCGCGGCCACGCGCCACGTTTTCAGGGCGACAATCTCGACCGCAATCTCACTCTCGTGGATGCGCTACGCAGCATTGCCGAGAATGTCGGCGCCACGCCGGCACAGGTCGCGATCGCCTGGGTGGCCGCGCAAGGCAACGACATCGTACCCCTGGTCGGCGCCCGCCGCCGCGATCGCCTCGACGAGGCGCTGGGCGCGCTCCATGTGAAGCTCACCGAGGTGCAGCTCGCCGCGCTCGACAAGGCGTTTCCGCCCGGCGTCGCCGCAGGTGAGCGCTATGCGGACGCGCAGCTCGCGCACATGGACAGCGAGCGAAGGTCGCGGGCTTGA